In a genomic window of Anguilla rostrata isolate EN2019 unplaced genomic scaffold, ASM1855537v3 scaf0997, whole genome shotgun sequence:
- the LOC135246966 gene encoding B-cell receptor CD22-like codes for MIGAERFILIGCLLQGALGSNWAVWMPQSIEALIGSCVLIPCRFEIPSEYDSNLSEIQASVNGKWKKDETIVFDSSSQSASSLQGKITGDLLQKNCTTVLENLTMNYHGHYKFRLECNNRLKYNFEQSVQINITDSPPKPKIPIKRVEVMEGTSVSLSCSAAAPCPKLPPNLTWTPRLNDSVEHLQENEDQTKFVSSVLTFTASHLHHGQKITCRALYTLQKRDTQRRSKASMILKVRYAPKNTSVSVSPSGSVLEGSSVTLTCSSNANPAVQNYTWYKVNGTEMNTVGTGQNLTFNVTESSGNERYYCEAQNEHGKEKSKTVQLALDYPPKNTSLSVSPSGSVLEGSSVTLTCSSNANPAVQNYTWYKVNGTEMNTVGTGQNLTFNVTESSGSEMYYCEAQNEHGKENSTTVQLNVIYMPQISGSGSCSRTAAEISCSCESRGNPSPSMEWRVSGLRVTNSTERVIREEQLGNTGLRSSLTMRQSQGDMPTLICISTNTLGSSSLQLHLPSPQQHSGFGIISLLIAAAAGAGATMMICLIMQHILKKKRHSQRSESRMKDSEGIILSDGTAAQDEESIYVNKTMLSGAGVVEKGDEGALHYATVDFSKLPGTGGEHGTGIVRGTSKRTPDYAIIRHKSREEREGGEEEGEEVQEEMRKEGQAELGTERESAEARGEKEEEPTEEATYGNICPSRPTKRARLGLQQPPGNPAAEEEQRQEENSAGGQEDMYVDVMSPLTEGNGKGTEESEYAEVRKPK; via the exons ATGATTGGAGCAGAGAGATTCATCCTCATTGGCTGTCTGCTGCAAG GAGCCTTGGGCAGCAATTGGGCAGTCTGGATGCCTCAGAGTATTGAAGCTCTGATTGGATCCTGTGTCCTGATTCCCTGCAGATTTGAGATCCCATCTGAATATGACTCAAATCTATCAGAGATCCAAGCTTCAgttaatggaaaatggaaaaaagatgaAACTATAGTGTTTGATTCCAGCAGCCAATCTGCATCTTCTCTGCAAGGAAAGATCACTGGAGACCTGTTGCAGAAAAACTGCACTACAGTCCTGGAGAACCTTACAATGAATTATCATGGTCATTATAAATTCAGATTAGAATGCAACAATAGActcaaatataattttgaaCAAAGTGTTCAAATTAATATCACAG ACTCTCCACCCAAACCCAAGATCCCCATAAAGAGGGTGGAGGTGATGGAGGGGACCTCCGTGAGTTtgagctgctctgctgcagcccccTGTCCCAAACTCCCCCCAAATCTGACATGGACCCCCAGGCTGAATGACAGTGTGGAGCACCTGCAAGAGAATGAGGATCAAACCAAATTTGTGTCTTCTGTTCTGACCTTCACTGCTTCCCACCTCCACCATGGGCAGAAGATCACCTGCAGGGCActttacacactgcaaaaaCGAGACACTCAGAGGAGGTCTAAGGCCAGTATGATTCTCAAAGTTCGAT ATGCTCCTAAGAACACgtcagtgtcagtcagtcccTCTGGATCAGTGTTAgagggcagctctgtgactctgacctgcagcagtaatgccaacccagcagtgcagaactacacctggtataaaGTGAATGGGACAGAGATGAACACTGTAGGAACTGGACAGAATCTCACCTTCAATGTGACTGAGTCCAGTGGCAATGAACGGtactactgtgaagcacagaatgaaCATGGAAAAGAGAAATCAAAAACTGTACAACTGGCACTTGATT atccTCCTAAGAACACCTCACTGTCAGTCAGCCCCTCTGGTTCAGTGTTAgagggcagctctgtgactctgacctgcagcagtaatgccaacccagcagtgcagaactacacctggtataaaGTGAATGGGACAGAGATGAACACTGTAGGAACTGGACAGAATCTCACCTTCAATGTGACTGAGTCCAGTGGCAGTGAAATGtactactgtgaagcacagaatgaaCATGGCAAGGAGAACTCAACAACTGTACAGCTGAATGTGATAT ACATGCCTCAGATCTCTGGCtctgggagctgcagcagaactgcagcagagatcagctgctcctgtgaGAGCCGTGGGAATCCCTCTCCCAGCATGGAGTGGCGTGTGTCTGGACTGCGGGTCACTAACTCTACTGAGAGAGTCAtcagggaggagcagctggggaaCACAGGCCTGAGGAGCTCCCTCACCATGCGCCAATCACAGGGAGACATGCCCACTCTCATCTGCATCAGCACCAACACTCTCGgctcctccagcctccagctccacctcccgTCTCCACAGCAACACTCAG GTTTTGGCATTATCTCACTGCTGATTGCTGCAGCTGCCGGTGCTGGTGCCACGATGATGATATGCCTCATAATGCAGCACATTCTGAA GAAGAAGAGACACAGCCAGCGCTCTGAAAGTAGAATGAAGGACAGCGAAGGGATCATACTGTCAGATGGG ACGGCCGCTCAAGATGAGGAATCGATCTACGTCAACAAGACCATGCTGTCGGGCGCGGGTGTGGTGGAAAAGGGGGACGAGGGCGCCCTGCACTATGCCACCGTGGATTTCTCCAAACTTCCCGGCACAGGTGGGGAACACGGAACGGGCATCGTCCGGGGCACTTCCAAACGGACGCCCGACTACGCCATCATCCGACACAAAtccagggaagagagagaaggaggagaggaagaaggtgaggaggtgcaggaggagatgAGGAAGGAGGGCCAAGCTGAGctgggcacagagagggagtcAGCCGAGGCAAGGGgcgagaaggaggaggagcccaCGGAGGAGGCCACCTACGGGAACATCTGCCCCTCCAGGCCCACTAAGAGGGCACGGCTGGGACTGCAGCAGCCGCCCGGGAACcctgctgcagaggaggagcagcgccAGGAGGAGAACTCAGCAGGAGGCCAGGAGGACATGTACGTGGACGTCATGAGCCCCTTGACGGAGGGTAATGGAAAGGGAACGGAGGAGAGTGAGTACGCTGAGGTCAGGAAGCCCAAATAA